Within Thermococcus indicus, the genomic segment TCTGACCCGAGCGTTTTCATAAACGATATGTACGGGCTGAATGAGAACTTTATACGGAACTTCGCCGACTACGCCTTTTCGGGGCCGGTCTACATCGACGAGGCCCACCACTCCAACTTCAACCTGTATCAGAGGGGGTACATTACTGTGAGGAGGAGCGCGGACAGTGAGACGATTTTCTACGTCTTCCTGTTCGTTGCGCTCATTGCCCTCTTTGTGGAGAGCGGGCTTGCCTGGCTCGTGGTTGAGAAAACTCTGGCCCTGGTTTCCCGCCTCCTTCCGTCTGAGGCCGGTGAGCCCGTAGAGGCGGTGGTTCGGCGCCTCTCCGAGAGGGGGTACCGTGAGGATATACTCTTAAAGATGGTCCGCGAGATTGAGACGGGTAGAAAACTGGGTGGTGGAAAATGAAGGGTACCGACTTCCTCGAGAAGCTCAAAGATGAGATGCACAACGCCGTTGTCGGCAAGGATGACGTTATAGAGATGCTCGCGATAGCCCTACTGGCGGAGGGCCACGTTATACTTGAGGGAATCCCCGGGGTGGCCAAGACCACAATAGCCAAGAGCTTTGCCCAGGCCATTGGACTGAAGTTCTCCAGGATTCAGCTTACCCCGGATCTGCTTCCCGCGGATATAATCGGAACCGTCTACTACAATCAGAAGACGGGCGAGTTCAAGATAAAGAAGGGCCCAATCTTCGGCAACGTCGTGCTGGCGGACGAGATCAACCGCGCCCAGCCCAAGACCCAGTCCGCGCTGCTCGAGGCCATGCAGGAGGGGCAGGTGACCATAGAGGGCCGCACCCTTAAGCTCCCGCGTCCGTTCCTGGTTATAGCCACGAAAAACCCCCTGGAGTTCGAGGGCGTCTATACGCTTCCGGAAGCCCAGCTCGATAGATTCATGATCAGGGTTAAGGTGGGCTATCCCGACAGGGGGGAGGAGCTTGAGATGCTCCTGAGAAAGGACAGGGGCAAGTTCGTTGAGGTCAGACAGGTCTTCACGGCCAAGCAGGTTCAGGCCCTCATATTTGAGGTCAGGAAGGTCGGCACGAGCGAGCCGGTTCTTGAGTACCTGTACGAAATAATCTCGCGGACGAGGAGCGACGACAGGCTGCTCATCGGTGCCTCCCCCAGGGCTGGT encodes:
- a CDS encoding AAA family ATPase, which encodes MKGTDFLEKLKDEMHNAVVGKDDVIEMLAIALLAEGHVILEGIPGVAKTTIAKSFAQAIGLKFSRIQLTPDLLPADIIGTVYYNQKTGEFKIKKGPIFGNVVLADEINRAQPKTQSALLEAMQEGQVTIEGRTLKLPRPFLVIATKNPLEFEGVYTLPEAQLDRFMIRVKVGYPDRGEELEMLLRKDRGKFVEVRQVFTAKQVQALIFEVRKVGTSEPVLEYLYEIISRTRSDDRLLIGASPRAGEHLLYASKARAFLQGRTYVIPDDIKAVAVNVLAHRLIVRAEYELEGLKPETVVREILDSVEVPV